A DNA window from Caulobacter mirabilis contains the following coding sequences:
- a CDS encoding crotonase/enoyl-CoA hydratase family protein, giving the protein MSTEDRIAVTIEGGVADVRLVRADKMNALDDAMFSALIETGERLKTEAGVRVVVLSGEGRAFCAGLDMGNFGKMASGERKGGAGLVTADRTPGGSNRAQHAVMVWREIPVPVIAAIHGVAFGGGFQLTLGADIRYVTADTRMSVMEIKWGLVPDMAGLVLMRQLARDDVVRELTYTGLQFTGEEAVQLGFATRVCADPRADALALAAEIAGKSPHAIRADKRLFEVAARGDQHEILKAESAEQGALIGSPNQIEAVMANLQKRPPAFAD; this is encoded by the coding sequence ATGAGCACCGAAGACCGCATCGCCGTGACCATCGAGGGCGGCGTCGCCGACGTCCGCCTGGTCCGCGCCGACAAGATGAACGCCCTCGACGACGCCATGTTCTCGGCCCTGATCGAGACCGGCGAGCGGCTGAAGACGGAAGCCGGCGTCCGAGTCGTGGTGCTGTCCGGCGAGGGCCGAGCCTTCTGCGCCGGCCTGGACATGGGCAACTTCGGCAAGATGGCCTCGGGCGAGCGGAAGGGCGGCGCCGGTTTGGTCACCGCCGATCGGACGCCGGGCGGCAGCAACCGCGCCCAGCACGCGGTCATGGTCTGGCGCGAGATCCCGGTCCCGGTGATCGCGGCGATCCACGGCGTGGCCTTCGGCGGCGGCTTCCAGCTGACCCTCGGCGCGGACATCCGCTACGTGACCGCAGACACCCGGATGTCGGTCATGGAGATCAAATGGGGCCTGGTGCCGGACATGGCCGGCCTGGTCCTGATGCGCCAGCTGGCCCGCGACGACGTGGTCCGCGAGCTGACCTACACCGGCCTGCAGTTCACCGGCGAGGAGGCCGTGCAGCTGGGCTTCGCCACCCGCGTCTGCGCCGATCCACGGGCCGACGCCCTGGCCCTGGCCGCCGAGATCGCCGGCAAGAGCCCGCACGCCATCCGCGCCGACAAGCGTCTGTTCGAGGTGGCGGCCCGCGGCGACCAGCACGAGATCCTGAAGGCCGAGTCGGCTGAGCAAGGGGCCCTGATCGGCTCGCCCAACCAGATCGAGGCGGTGATGGCCAACCTGCAGAAGCGGCCGCCGGCGTTCGCGGACTGA
- the flgE gene encoding flagellar hook protein FlgE, with protein sequence MSINSAMLAGVTGLTANSQALAAISDNIANVNTVGYKRTQANFQTLVTGRSATAAYSAGGVAAQTRRFISTQGLPTQTSRGTDLSISGQGFFVVTEKSEDLTAADARSFTRAGSFQLDSLGYLRNDAGLYLQGWLTDENGVITTDPSDITRLKSINVSSVGGAAEPTSRIQINANLNSETKISNAVKIIPPATAMTYSPTGANSMANYNPDTGTGTKPDFSVQVPVSDSKGGKRTVTIDFLRSNTPNQWYAEVRAVPAGDVDVGAPLANGQLATGVVAFTQDGRLDPNFTPNAGENKLFADFANPVINFAASDAAAPGAGGIKWNSALGIGAQQIRLELGGAGSAGGLTSFSSESVLQSVTTNGTAFGNLTDVEIDDQGYVTAIFDNGITRRIAQVAIATFPNADGLIPVNGNAFRVSRESGTYNFKTPGSGGAGYVAPSTLESSTVDLSTEFTGLITTQRAYSASSKIITTADQMLEELLNIKR encoded by the coding sequence ATGAGCATCAACAGCGCCATGCTCGCCGGCGTGACCGGCCTGACCGCGAACTCGCAGGCCCTGGCCGCGATCTCGGACAACATCGCGAACGTCAATACGGTCGGGTACAAGCGGACCCAGGCCAACTTCCAGACCCTGGTCACCGGCCGCTCGGCCACCGCCGCCTACTCGGCCGGCGGCGTCGCCGCCCAGACCCGCCGCTTCATCAGCACCCAGGGCCTGCCGACCCAGACCAGCCGCGGCACGGACCTGTCGATCTCGGGCCAGGGCTTCTTCGTCGTCACCGAGAAGTCCGAAGACCTGACCGCGGCTGACGCCCGTTCCTTCACGCGCGCCGGTTCGTTCCAGCTCGACAGCCTGGGCTACCTGCGCAACGACGCGGGCCTGTATCTGCAAGGCTGGCTGACCGACGAGAACGGCGTCATCACGACCGACCCGTCGGACATCACCCGCCTGAAGTCGATCAACGTGTCGTCTGTGGGCGGCGCGGCCGAGCCGACCTCGCGCATCCAGATCAACGCCAACCTGAACTCCGAGACCAAGATCTCGAACGCGGTGAAGATCATCCCGCCCGCGACGGCGATGACCTACAGCCCGACCGGCGCCAACTCGATGGCCAACTACAACCCGGACACCGGCACGGGCACCAAGCCGGACTTCTCGGTCCAGGTGCCGGTGTCGGACTCCAAGGGCGGCAAGCGCACGGTCACGATCGACTTCCTGCGCAGCAACACGCCCAACCAGTGGTACGCCGAAGTGCGCGCGGTGCCGGCCGGCGACGTCGACGTCGGCGCGCCGCTGGCCAACGGCCAGCTGGCTACCGGCGTGGTCGCCTTCACCCAGGACGGCCGCCTGGATCCGAACTTCACCCCCAACGCCGGCGAGAACAAGCTGTTCGCCGACTTCGCCAACCCGGTGATCAACTTCGCAGCCTCGGACGCCGCGGCGCCCGGCGCCGGCGGCATCAAGTGGAACTCGGCGCTCGGCATCGGCGCCCAGCAGATCCGCCTGGAGCTGGGTGGCGCGGGCAGCGCCGGCGGCCTGACCAGCTTCAGCAGCGAGAGCGTGCTGCAGTCGGTCACCACCAACGGCACCGCCTTCGGCAACCTGACCGACGTCGAGATCGACGACCAGGGCTACGTCACCGCGATCTTCGACAACGGCATCACCCGCCGGATCGCCCAGGTGGCCATCGCGACCTTCCCCAACGCCGACGGCTTGATCCCTGTTAACGGCAACGCCTTCCGCGTCTCCCGCGAGAGCGGCACGTACAACTTCAAGACCCCGGGGTCGGGCGGCGCCGGCTACGTGGCTCCCTCGACGCTGGAGTCTTCGACGGTCGATCTGTCGACGGAGTTTACCGGCCTGATCACCACGCAACGGGCCTACTCGGCCTCGTCGAAGATCATCACGACGGCGGATCAGATGCTGGAAGAACTTCTGAACATCAAGCGCTAG
- a CDS encoding sigma-54 dependent transcriptional regulator — translation MRLLVVGRLNGQLSLAVKMAMSAGAKVAHVETIEAATQALRAGQGADLMMVDFDLDIAGLIAANEAERIRVPVVACGVGADPQRAGDAIRAGAKEFIPLPPDAELIAAVLSAVSDDNRPMVARDPGMEQVIKLADQIAPSEASILITGESGVGKEVMARHVHQKSRRANKPFISVNCAAIPENLLESELFGHEKGAFTGAVARRIGKFEEASGGTLLLDEISEMDARLQAKLLRALQEREIDRVGGGKPVKVDIRVIATSNRDLAQAVREGTFREDLLYRLNVVNLRLPSLRERPGDILALADHFVKKYAAANGLPARPLSDEAKRRLVAHRWPGNVRELENAMHRAVLLSSGAEIEEFAIRLPDGQPMAPAPDAAVARSASMAADAVSRGFVGQTVAQVEQQLILDTLTHCVGNRTHAANILGISIRTLRNKLKEYSEAGVAVPAPQAGVGNAA, via the coding sequence ATGCGGCTTCTGGTCGTCGGACGTTTGAACGGACAGCTCTCCCTGGCGGTGAAAATGGCCATGTCGGCAGGCGCCAAGGTGGCGCATGTCGAGACCATCGAGGCCGCCACCCAGGCGCTGCGCGCGGGGCAGGGGGCCGACCTGATGATGGTCGACTTCGATCTGGACATCGCCGGGCTGATCGCCGCCAACGAGGCGGAGCGCATCCGGGTGCCGGTGGTGGCCTGCGGCGTCGGCGCCGACCCGCAGCGCGCCGGCGACGCCATCCGGGCCGGGGCCAAGGAGTTCATCCCGCTGCCGCCGGACGCCGAGCTGATCGCGGCGGTGCTGTCGGCCGTCAGCGATGACAACCGGCCGATGGTCGCCCGCGATCCCGGCATGGAGCAGGTCATCAAGCTGGCCGACCAGATCGCGCCGTCCGAGGCCTCGATCCTGATCACCGGCGAAAGCGGCGTCGGCAAGGAGGTGATGGCCCGGCACGTCCACCAGAAGTCCCGCCGCGCCAACAAGCCCTTCATCAGCGTCAACTGCGCCGCCATCCCTGAGAACCTGCTCGAGAGCGAGCTGTTCGGCCACGAGAAGGGGGCCTTCACCGGCGCCGTCGCCCGCCGCATCGGCAAGTTCGAGGAGGCTTCGGGCGGCACTCTGCTGCTGGACGAAATCAGCGAGATGGACGCCCGCCTTCAGGCCAAGCTGCTGCGCGCCTTGCAGGAGCGCGAGATCGACCGCGTCGGCGGCGGCAAGCCGGTGAAGGTCGACATCCGCGTCATCGCGACCAGCAACCGCGATCTGGCCCAGGCCGTGCGCGAGGGAACCTTCCGCGAGGACCTGCTCTACCGCCTGAACGTCGTGAACCTGCGCCTGCCGTCGCTGCGCGAGCGCCCGGGCGACATCCTGGCCCTGGCCGACCACTTCGTGAAGAAGTACGCGGCCGCCAACGGCCTGCCGGCCCGCCCCCTGTCGGACGAGGCCAAGCGCCGCCTGGTCGCCCACCGCTGGCCCGGCAACGTGCGCGAGCTGGAGAACGCCATGCACCGGGCGGTGCTGCTGTCCTCCGGCGCGGAGATCGAGGAGTTCGCCATCCGCCTGCCGGACGGCCAGCCGATGGCCCCGGCGCCGGACGCCGCCGTCGCCCGCAGCGCCTCGATGGCCGCCGACGCGGTCAGCCGCGGCTTCGTCGGCCAGACCGTGGCCCAGGTCGAGCAGCAGCTGATCCTGGACACCCTGACCCACTGCGTGGGCAACCGGACGCACGCCGCCAACATTCTCGGCATCTCGATCCGCACCCTGCGCAACAAGCTGAAGGAATACTCCGAGGCCGGCGTGGCCGTGCCCGCGCCCCAGGCCGGGGTCGGCAACGCCGCCTGA
- the fliG gene encoding flagellar motor switch protein FliG: MAKTKAISESNKLSGPEKAAVILLALGEDHTAIWNALDEEEIKEVSQAMATLGTVSASVVEELLVEFVSGMSSSGAIMGSFEQTQRLLGSFLPSEKVDALMEEIRGPAGRTMWDKLGNVNEAVLANYLKNEYPQTVAVVLSKIKGEHAARVLAALPEDFALECVQRMLRMEPVQREILDKIEQTLRTEFMSNLARTSKRDSHEMMAEIFNNFDRQTEARFIAALEERNRESAERIRALMFVFEDLNKLDPGGVQTLLRAVEKDQLALALKGASDNLREMFFSNMSERASKIMREDMESMGPVRLRDVDQAQMSMVQAAKDLAAKGEIMLAGSGGEDELIY, translated from the coding sequence ATGGCGAAGACCAAGGCCATCAGCGAGTCGAACAAGCTCAGCGGCCCGGAGAAGGCGGCCGTGATCCTGCTCGCCCTGGGCGAGGATCACACCGCCATCTGGAACGCCCTGGACGAGGAGGAGATCAAGGAGGTCTCCCAGGCCATGGCCACGCTCGGCACCGTGTCGGCCAGCGTCGTCGAGGAGCTGCTCGTCGAGTTCGTGTCCGGCATGTCTTCCAGCGGCGCGATCATGGGCAGCTTCGAACAGACCCAGCGGCTGCTGGGCAGCTTCCTGCCGTCCGAGAAGGTCGACGCCCTCATGGAGGAGATCCGCGGTCCCGCGGGCCGCACCATGTGGGACAAGCTAGGCAACGTGAACGAGGCGGTGCTCGCCAACTACCTCAAGAACGAGTACCCGCAGACCGTCGCGGTGGTGCTGAGCAAGATCAAGGGCGAGCACGCCGCCCGGGTCCTGGCCGCGCTTCCGGAGGACTTCGCCCTCGAATGCGTCCAGCGGATGCTGCGCATGGAGCCGGTCCAGCGCGAGATTCTCGACAAGATCGAACAGACCCTTCGCACCGAGTTCATGTCGAACCTGGCGCGCACCTCCAAGCGCGACAGCCACGAGATGATGGCGGAGATCTTCAACAACTTCGACCGCCAGACCGAGGCGCGCTTCATCGCCGCCCTGGAAGAGCGCAACCGCGAGAGCGCCGAGCGCATCCGGGCGCTGATGTTCGTGTTCGAGGACCTCAACAAGCTCGACCCGGGCGGCGTCCAGACGCTGCTCCGCGCGGTGGAGAAGGACCAGCTGGCCCTCGCGCTGAAGGGCGCCTCGGACAACCTGCGCGAAATGTTCTTCTCCAACATGTCCGAGCGGGCGTCGAAGATCATGCGCGAGGACATGGAGAGCATGGGCCCGGTGCGTCTGCGCGACGTCGACCAGGCGCAGATGTCCATGGTCCAGGCCGCCAAGGACCTGGCCGCCAAGGGCGAGATCATGCTGGCCGGCTCTGGCGGCGAAGATGAGCTGATCTACTGA
- the fliF gene encoding flagellar basal-body MS-ring/collar protein FliF, with the protein MSGVRAFGIGRLAALLGIGAALIAGLVFAMTTLGAQPQTILYSNLDLKEASQVTQALDQAGVKYKVAGDGSTITVPRDQVASARLLVAGKGLVTSGAVGGYEIFDQGSALGQTDFVQQLNRQRALEGELARTIKAWDGVTFARVHLNLPKRQLFEEEAEAPSASVTIGVGGRKPGEDMVQAVQNLVAGAVPNLKADQVSVIDQHGKTLSVGGSGSLASKVADDRKSEVERRLAARIKELVEGVVGAGRSRVEVSADIDMARVTEQQERFDPDGQVVRSEQTGEENAAENQADAAQGVTAAGNIPGGATPGVGGPQNSSNSGRTESTTNYEISKTVRTEVREPGAVKKLSVSVAVDGVTAPAAADGKPGAWTPRSAEELQRLDQLVKAAVGFDAERGDVVSVVNVRFARETSDAGTAAEGGLFASFDKNDLMRAIELGVLAVVALLILLLGVRPLLKSLGGPQRGGLPALAGAAGGGGVAHLVATADGQMAQLAIDPATGEPLALPGPDLDQRIDIARIEGQVRASSVKRVADFVDKHPEESVSILRSWLHESA; encoded by the coding sequence ATGAGCGGCGTTCGCGCATTCGGCATCGGCCGACTCGCCGCGCTGCTGGGCATCGGCGCAGCGCTGATCGCGGGGCTCGTCTTCGCGATGACGACGCTTGGCGCTCAGCCCCAGACGATCCTGTACTCCAACCTCGATCTCAAGGAAGCCTCGCAGGTCACCCAGGCCCTCGACCAGGCCGGCGTGAAGTACAAGGTGGCCGGCGACGGCTCGACCATCACCGTTCCCCGCGACCAGGTCGCTTCGGCGCGCCTGCTGGTCGCCGGCAAGGGCCTGGTGACTTCCGGCGCGGTCGGCGGCTACGAGATCTTCGACCAGGGCTCGGCCCTGGGCCAGACCGACTTCGTCCAGCAGCTGAACCGCCAGCGCGCGCTGGAGGGCGAGTTGGCCCGCACGATCAAGGCCTGGGACGGCGTCACCTTCGCGCGCGTCCACCTGAACCTGCCCAAGCGCCAGCTGTTCGAGGAGGAGGCCGAGGCTCCGTCGGCCTCGGTGACCATCGGCGTCGGCGGTCGTAAGCCGGGCGAGGACATGGTCCAGGCAGTTCAGAATCTGGTCGCCGGCGCGGTGCCGAACCTGAAGGCCGACCAGGTCTCGGTCATCGACCAGCACGGCAAGACCCTGTCGGTCGGCGGCTCGGGCTCGCTGGCCAGCAAGGTGGCGGACGACCGCAAGAGCGAGGTCGAGCGTCGCCTGGCCGCCCGGATCAAGGAGCTCGTCGAGGGCGTCGTCGGGGCGGGCCGCTCGCGCGTCGAGGTCAGCGCCGACATCGACATGGCTCGCGTCACCGAGCAGCAGGAGCGCTTCGATCCCGACGGCCAGGTGGTCCGCTCCGAACAGACCGGCGAGGAAAACGCCGCCGAGAACCAGGCCGACGCCGCCCAGGGCGTGACCGCGGCCGGCAACATTCCCGGCGGTGCGACTCCGGGCGTCGGCGGCCCGCAGAACAGCTCCAACAGCGGCCGCACCGAATCGACCACCAACTACGAGATCAGCAAGACCGTCCGCACCGAGGTCCGTGAGCCCGGCGCGGTGAAGAAGCTGTCGGTCTCGGTCGCCGTCGACGGTGTCACCGCCCCAGCCGCCGCCGACGGCAAGCCGGGCGCCTGGACGCCCCGCAGCGCCGAGGAGCTGCAGCGTCTCGACCAGCTGGTGAAGGCCGCCGTGGGCTTCGACGCCGAGCGCGGCGACGTGGTCAGCGTGGTCAATGTGCGCTTCGCCCGCGAGACCTCCGACGCCGGAACGGCGGCCGAGGGCGGCCTCTTCGCCAGCTTCGACAAGAACGACCTGATGCGGGCCATCGAGCTGGGCGTGCTCGCCGTGGTGGCGCTGCTGATCCTGCTGCTGGGCGTGCGCCCGCTTCTGAAGAGCCTGGGCGGTCCGCAGCGCGGCGGTCTGCCGGCCCTGGCCGGGGCGGCGGGCGGCGGCGGCGTCGCTCACCTGGTCGCCACCGCCGACGGCCAGATGGCCCAGCTGGCCATCGACCCGGCCACCGGGGAGCCGTTGGCCCTGCCCGGGCCGGACCTCGACCAGCGCATCGACATCGCCCGCATCGAGGGCCAGGTCCGGGCCTCGTCGGTCAAGCGCGTCGCCGACTTCGTCGACAAACACCCGGAGGAGTCGGTCTCGATCCTCCGCTCCTGGCTGCATGAGAGCGCGTGA
- the fliN gene encoding flagellar motor switch protein FliN, producing MSDETHLTLDEFAPEETLASELQVEADEKSAADLAPVFDVPVNISAVLGRASLSVAQLLHLGQGSVLELDRKVGEAIDIYVNNRLVARGEVVIVDDRLGVTMTEIIKDGDTAL from the coding sequence ATGTCTGACGAGACCCATCTCACGCTCGACGAGTTCGCCCCCGAGGAAACCCTGGCTTCCGAGCTCCAGGTCGAGGCCGACGAGAAATCGGCCGCCGACCTGGCCCCGGTGTTCGATGTGCCGGTCAACATCTCGGCCGTCCTGGGCCGGGCCAGCCTGTCGGTCGCCCAGCTGCTGCACCTGGGTCAGGGCAGCGTCCTGGAGCTGGACCGCAAGGTCGGCGAGGCGATCGACATCTACGTCAACAACCGCCTCGTCGCCCGGGGCGAGGTGGTGATCGTCGACGATCGCCTGGGCGTGACCATGACCGAAATCATCAAGGACGGCGACACCGCGCTCTAG
- a CDS encoding flagellar assembly protein FliH codes for MTGSTPRPFAFDTVFDDAGSIAYQPPARKRHYTAEEIEQARAAGYAEGEQSALAQAEAAVADALADLARAARLGLGAVQGVAHEHRVGSAELALVAARRIADAALARFPEAPVAAALESLAREIEAQPRLIVRVAPDLQERVQLTLDHAAEAIGFPGQILARSEPGMPAAAFVLDWGDGKASFDPDAAAARVAEALDAALAAEGLHAEPLIAPSEIDDHV; via the coding sequence ATGACCGGTTCGACCCCCAGACCCTTCGCCTTCGACACCGTCTTCGACGACGCGGGATCGATCGCCTATCAGCCCCCGGCGCGGAAGCGCCACTACACGGCGGAGGAGATCGAACAGGCTCGCGCCGCCGGCTACGCCGAGGGCGAGCAGTCCGCCCTGGCCCAGGCCGAGGCCGCCGTGGCCGACGCCCTGGCCGACCTGGCCCGCGCCGCCCGCCTGGGTCTTGGCGCGGTGCAGGGCGTGGCGCACGAGCATCGGGTCGGTTCCGCGGAGCTGGCCCTGGTCGCCGCTCGCCGCATCGCCGACGCCGCCCTGGCGCGGTTCCCTGAGGCCCCTGTCGCCGCCGCCCTGGAATCCCTGGCGCGCGAGATCGAGGCGCAACCGCGCCTGATCGTCCGCGTCGCCCCTGATCTGCAGGAGCGGGTCCAGCTCACGCTTGACCACGCCGCCGAGGCCATCGGCTTCCCGGGCCAGATCCTGGCCCGGTCCGAGCCCGGCATGCCCGCCGCCGCCTTCGTCCTGGACTGGGGCGACGGCAAGGCGAGCTTCGACCCGGACGCCGCCGCCGCCCGCGTGGCCGAGGCGCTCGACGCCGCCCTGGCCGCCGAAGGCCTTCACGCCGAACCCCTGATCGCCCCCAGCGAGATCGACGACCATGTCTGA
- the flhA gene encoding flagellar biosynthesis protein FlhA: MTDATVTSPSNRPGAKDVLGWVARGEVGLAIGIVGIIVLLILPIPPFVLDMLLTLSIGSSILILMTALLIKKPLEFSAFPTVLLMTTLFRLGLNLASTRLILSHGHEGAHGAGQVIKAFGDLMMGGNFIIGLIVFAILVLVNFVVVTKGSGRIAEVSARFTLDAMPGKQMAIDADLSAGLIDQEQAKARRKELEQESTFFGAMDGASKFVKGDAIAGLVIVAINIIGGILIGVIQHKIPAGQAATTYTLMTVGDGLVSQIPALVISIAAGLLVSKAGVEGSADKALVTQLAMNPISLGMVSATTGVLAFVPGMPVIPFLAVAVGAGALAWRRSSTPETPETVMESEPAVAPETEEESIAASLAIDDIKIELGYGLLTLINDLDGRKLTDQIRALRKTLAADFGFVMPPVRILDNMRLPTQGYAIRIKEMECGAGEVRIGSLMAMDPRGGQVELPGDHVREPAFGLPATWIDDGLKEEATFRGYTIVDPATVLTTHLTEILKDNMADLLSYAEVQKLLKELGPEQKKLADDVIPAIVTGTTFQRVLQALLRERVSIRDLQAILEGVAEAAPHTASMTSLVESVRAKLARQLCWANRGDDGALPIITLSPDWEVAFSESLIGPGEEKQLAMAPSKLQEFIRGVREAFERAALAGDSPVLLTSPLARPYARQIIERFRGQTVVMSQNEVHPKARLRTVGQV, from the coding sequence ATGACCGACGCGACCGTCACCAGCCCATCGAACCGCCCCGGCGCGAAGGACGTGCTGGGCTGGGTGGCGCGTGGCGAGGTCGGGCTGGCGATCGGCATCGTCGGCATCATCGTCCTGCTGATCCTGCCGATCCCGCCGTTCGTGCTGGACATGCTGCTGACGCTCTCGATCGGCAGCTCGATCCTGATCCTGATGACGGCGCTTCTGATCAAGAAGCCGCTGGAGTTCTCGGCCTTCCCGACCGTGCTCCTGATGACGACGCTGTTCCGGCTCGGCCTGAACCTGGCGTCGACCCGGCTGATCCTGAGCCACGGCCACGAGGGCGCCCACGGCGCCGGCCAGGTGATCAAGGCGTTCGGCGACCTGATGATGGGGGGCAACTTCATCATCGGCCTGATCGTGTTCGCCATCCTGGTGCTGGTGAACTTCGTGGTCGTGACCAAGGGCTCGGGCCGGATCGCGGAAGTGTCCGCCCGCTTCACCCTGGACGCCATGCCCGGCAAGCAGATGGCCATCGACGCCGACCTGTCCGCCGGCCTGATCGACCAGGAGCAGGCCAAGGCCCGCCGCAAGGAGTTGGAACAGGAGTCCACCTTCTTCGGGGCCATGGACGGCGCCAGCAAGTTCGTGAAGGGCGACGCCATCGCCGGCCTGGTGATCGTCGCCATCAACATCATCGGCGGCATCCTGATCGGGGTCATCCAGCACAAGATCCCGGCCGGGCAGGCGGCGACCACCTACACCCTGATGACGGTCGGCGACGGCCTGGTCAGCCAGATCCCCGCCCTGGTCATCTCGATCGCCGCCGGCCTGCTGGTGTCCAAGGCGGGCGTCGAGGGCTCGGCGGACAAGGCCCTGGTGACCCAGCTGGCCATGAACCCGATCAGCCTGGGCATGGTGTCGGCGACCACGGGCGTCCTGGCCTTCGTGCCGGGCATGCCGGTGATCCCGTTCCTGGCCGTTGCGGTCGGGGCCGGCGCGCTGGCCTGGCGACGGTCGAGCACGCCCGAGACGCCCGAGACCGTGATGGAGTCCGAGCCGGCCGTCGCGCCGGAGACCGAGGAGGAGTCGATCGCCGCTTCCCTGGCCATCGACGACATCAAGATCGAGCTGGGCTATGGCCTGCTGACCCTGATCAACGACCTGGACGGCCGCAAGCTGACCGACCAGATCCGCGCCCTGCGCAAGACGCTGGCGGCCGACTTCGGCTTCGTCATGCCGCCGGTGCGCATCCTCGACAACATGCGCCTGCCGACCCAGGGCTACGCCATCCGGATCAAGGAGATGGAGTGCGGCGCCGGCGAGGTGCGCATCGGCAGCCTGATGGCCATGGATCCCCGCGGCGGCCAGGTCGAGCTGCCCGGCGACCACGTCCGCGAGCCCGCCTTCGGCCTGCCGGCCACCTGGATCGACGACGGCCTGAAGGAAGAGGCCACCTTCCGCGGCTACACGATCGTCGACCCGGCCACGGTGCTGACCACGCACCTGACCGAGATCCTCAAGGACAACATGGCCGACCTGCTGTCCTACGCCGAGGTCCAGAAGCTGCTGAAGGAGCTGGGGCCGGAACAGAAGAAGCTGGCCGACGACGTCATTCCGGCGATCGTCACCGGCACGACCTTCCAGCGCGTGCTGCAGGCGCTGCTGCGCGAGCGGGTCTCGATCCGCGACCTCCAGGCCATCCTGGAAGGCGTGGCCGAGGCCGCCCCGCACACCGCCTCGATGACCTCGCTGGTCGAGTCGGTGCGCGCCAAGCTTGCCCGCCAGCTGTGCTGGGCCAACCGCGGCGACGACGGCGCCCTGCCGATCATCACCCTGTCGCCCGACTGGGAGGTCGCCTTCTCGGAGAGCCTGATCGGTCCCGGCGAGGAGAAGCAGCTGGCCATGGCCCCCAGCAAGCTGCAGGAGTTCATCCGCGGCGTCCGCGAGGCCTTCGAGCGCGCCGCCCTGGCCGGCGATTCCCCGGTGCTGCTGACCAGCCCGCTGGCTCGGCCCTACGCGCGCCAGATCATCGAGCGCTTCCGCGGCCAGACCGTGGTGATGAGCCAGAACGAGGTCCACCCCAAGGCCCGCCTGCGCACGGTCGGTCAGGTCTGA
- a CDS encoding DUF1153 domain-containing protein: MLQQQRVNSRGEKYVIGPTGAPLTLSDLPPANTERWVIRRKAEVVAAVRGGLLSLDEACERYSLTNEEFLGWQKSIDRHGLAGLRTTRLQQYR, encoded by the coding sequence ATGCTTCAGCAGCAGCGCGTCAACAGCAGGGGCGAGAAGTACGTGATCGGTCCGACCGGCGCGCCTCTGACGCTGTCCGATCTGCCGCCGGCCAACACCGAGCGCTGGGTGATCCGGCGTAAGGCCGAGGTCGTGGCGGCGGTTCGCGGCGGTCTTCTCAGCCTCGACGAGGCTTGTGAACGCTACAGCCTGACCAACGAGGAATTCCTCGGTTGGCAGAAGTCGATCGATCGGCACGGCCTGGCCGGCCTGCGGACGACCCGGCTGCAGCAGTACCGCTGA